Within Paeniglutamicibacter psychrophenolicus, the genomic segment AGAACCCCCGAATGAAAGCCCGGCAAGGCTAACGGGAATCGCCATGGGCGCGCTGGTGGTACGTCTTTGAACGACGTATAGGCATCGCGCCCATGCCATTTCATGGGCAAAGCGCAGCGCTTCGGGAGACTGGATGTGCTGCGGGCCGTGGCTCCACCAGTCGGACTTCCTGCACCGCCGGGAAAAGCTTGGACACCGATCTAGCCTCTGGCAGAGCGGGCCACCGACGGTCGCTGACGCACCTGGGCTGCATGACTGCGTGGGCAGTCTGCGGCGCATGTTTTTGGCCAGAACGGATATTTTCATGGAAACCATCCCCGACGTGACGTTATTGGGTACTGTTATGCCTTGATCGTCACCCTCTTTTCCTGGAGTCCACATTGCAGCGTAAACACCTTGGAGTAGCGCTGGCCCTTGCCGTTGCGCTGGTTGGCGGGCCAACCACCATCGCCACCGCACAGCCGCTTGCGCCGCTTGCCTCGGTCGGTATCGCCACCGCCAAGGCGAAGCCGGTCAAACAGACCACGGCCAACCTGACCCTGCGCAAAACTGCCAATGCGAGCTCGGCCTCGTTGCTGGTGATTCCCAAGAACACCAGGCTGACCATCCTCAAGACCAGTGGGATTTGGAATCAGGTCACCTACAAGTCGAAAACGGGCTGGGTGTCGGGCAACTTCCTCAAGCAGGTCGCAGCGGCCAAGGCCAAGGTCTACAACTACACCAAGGCGTTCACCACGGTGAAGGCGAAGGCAGCCGCCTCGTCGGCGAACCTCATGACGATCCACCGCCAGACCAAGGTAGAGGTAATTGGCAAGACAGGGTCCTGGACCAAGGTTGTCGTTTCGGGAAAGACCGGATTCGTTCCCGCCAGCGCCCTGGGCGCTTCGAACCCCGCTGCCGTGTACCGGTGGGTGAACGGCAATCAGCCGGTCTTCCAAACCACCAAGACCACCAGCAAGAAGCTCGGCACGCTCTCGAACAACACCCGGATCCAGTGGCTGCGGACCTCGGGTTCCTGGCAACAGGTGCGGACCACGGCCGGGATTGGCTGGATTCAGTCCAGCAAGCTTTCCACCAAGGCAATCACGCCACCCGCGAAGCCCAAGGTGTACAACTACACCAAGGCCTTCACCGCGGTGAAGGCGAAGGCAGCCGCCTCGTCGGCGAACCTCATGACGATCCACCGCCAGACCAAGGTAGAGGTAATTGGCAAGACCGGGCCCTGGACCAAAGTTGTTGTTTCGGGAAAGACCGGATTCGTTCCCGCCAGCGCCCTGGGCGCTTCGAACCCGGCTGCCGTGTACCGGTGGGTGAACGGCAAGCAGCCGGTCTTCCAAACTACCAAGACCACCAGCAAGAAGCTTGGCACTTTGGTGAACAACACCAGGATCCAGTGGCTGCGGACCTCGGGTTCGTGGCAGCAGGTGCGGACCAGCGCCGGCATTGGCTGGATGCCGTCGAGCAAGCTTTCGAATGCAGCGATCAAGCCTCCGGCAATACCCAAGGTCTACAGCTACGCCAACGCATACACCACGGTGAAGAGTGCGGCCTCTGCTACCTCGGCGAACCTGCTCGCGATCCACCGCCAGACCAGGGTCGAGGTGCTGGGCACAAGTGGTTCCTGGACCAAGATCGTTGTCTCGGGGAAGACCGGATTTGTCCCGTCATCCACGCTGAGCAAGACCAGCCCCTCGGTGATCTATCGGTGGGTCAACGGCAGCCAGCGCGCCTACGCAGGCACGAGCACCACCAGCAAGGCAATCATCACTATGCCGATGAACTCGAAGGTACAGTGGCTGCGGACCTCGGGTTCCTGGCAGCAGGTGCGGACCAGCGCCGGTATTGGCTGGATGGAATCCAAGGGCTTGTCCACGAAGGTGAACCAGGTTCTGCCTTCCAAGCCACCGGTTACCTTCAACAGCCCGCGCTGGGCCACAGCCAATGTCAATCTCCGCTCGGGCCCCGGAACCAACCACGGCATTATTAAAGTGGTTTCCAAGGGGGAGCGGGTCATGTTCGGTACGTCCTCCGGCGGCTGGGCCAACATTGAGGTGGGTGGACGAACAGGTTGGGTCAGCGCCGACTACTTGGCAACCTCGGCACCCAAGCCGCCTGCCCCCAAACCCGATGAAATCACCTTCAGCTCCCCGCGCTGGACCACCGCAAACCTGAACCTGCGCTCGGGAGCCGGAACCAACCATGACGCCATTGGCGTCGTCCCCGTGGGGGAGAGAGTGCTTCTTGGCCGCTCCTCGGGTGGCTGGGCCAACGTCAAGACCAGCAAGGGCACGGGTTGGGTGAGCGTGCTGTACCTCGCCACCTCGGCCCCGCCGCCGAAGCCAGTCACCCAGTACCGCTGGGCCACGGGAACCGTCAACGTGCGCGCGGGCAGTTCCACTATTTACCCGGTTATGGGCCAAATCCAGCCAGGCGAACAGGTGACCTACCTGGATTCCCGGGACAAGTGGGCGCGAGTGATTTCCCGCCACGGCACCGGGTGGATCTCCGAGGCATTCCTGACCAAGACTCCGCTGGCCCCGCTACAGCCGGAGACCGAGGCCATCATGAATGCGGTCAAGTCCAGGTTCGGGGATTATGTGTCTTCATACGGTGGCGTCCGCCCGGGTTCCTTTGGACACAGCCAAGGCCTGGCCACGGATATCATGATCAAGAACTACAAGACCGCCCAGGGCATCAGGAACGGCGACGAGATTGCCAATTTCCTGATCGCCAACCGGGAATCCTTGCGTGTCAGGTACCTGATCTGGCAGGACAAGATCTGGCTGGGTCCGGCAAAGGGTTGGGAAGAATACTCGACGTCCGGGAAGTACGGCCAACAGTTCACCAACAACTGGAACGACACGACCAGGCACCTGGACCACATCCATGCCGAGACCTATGCCAAGTAGCCGCAGGTGGAAGATGCCCGCCAAATAATCCATCGAGGCACCGGAACGATTCCGGGTCATCCCGCGCGGGTGTTGAGTTCGCGCAGGATGGCCGACTGGATCAGGCGCTTGCGGATCTTGAGATTGATGGGCCGACCGGCCATCAGCATGCCGTAGGCGATCTTCTCGACCTTGCGCTCGGCCCGGCCGATGATGTTGTCGATCTCGCTGGCGGGCAAGGACTCGATGTAGTCCCAAATGAGTTGTTCGTGGGCAGAACTGTCGCGTGAACCGGTGAATTCGTTTGCAGACACGGCACGCCTCCTGCTTCCAGTGTGGCATTGGAAGCGGAAACGCGCCATCATGTTGAGCCGCTGAGGAGGGGCTTGAAGGGAGCCTGCGGCCAAGCCTTGTAGAATCATTGATGGTGTTTAGCGGTATTGGCTCGTGTCCATTTCACCGAGCGGACTCCGCATGGGGAACGTGCCCGCTATTCCACCACCGATGCTATTGATAGGACCACACCAGCATGAGCTTGATCCGGCTAAACGATGTCAGCGTTCGATTCGAAAACAACCAAATCCTGCGCGAGGCATTCTTCAAGCTTGAGACGGGGGACCGGGTAGGGCTCATTGGGCGGAACGGCTCGGGCAAGTCGACCCTGCTGAAGCTGGTCCTGGACCAGGTATCCCCGGACACCGGCACGGTGGCCGTGGAACTCGGAACGAAGATCGGCTACTTCTCCCAGTTCTCCGAGCTCAACGGTGCCGCCACCATCTCCGAGGTGCTGAACGAGCTCTTTGTCGAGGTCAAGGCCATCGAAGCGGAACTCGCCGAGATCGATGAGGCCATTGCAGCAGATCCAAAGGCCGATGAGATGGAACGATTGATCCATCGCCAGTCGGAGCTCTTCGAATCCATGGATCGATTGGATGGCTGGGACTACCCACGCACCATTGACACGGTGCTCACCAAACTCGGCTTCGACGAAGCCCACCGCATTTGCCCCATTGACTCCCTGTCCGGCGGCTGGCGCAACCGTGCCGCTCTGGCCAAGATCCTCCTCGAGGACCCGGACGTGCTCCTGCTGGATGAGCCGACCAACTTCCTCGACGTTGCAGGCGTCGAATGGTTGGAGAACTGGTTCAAGTCCTTCCAAGGTGCGGCGATCATCGTCTCTCACGATCGCAAGTTCCTGGACTCGGTGGTCACGAGGATCGTTGAGGTCGAGAACTTCCACCTCCACGAATACCCGGGAAACTTTGCCCAGTACGTGGTGGCCAAGCAGTTCAAGCTCAAGACCCTCGAATCCCAGTTCGTCCACGAGTCCGAGCTGTTGGCCTTCGAAGCCGAGGGCATCTCGGACCGCCGCGAGGCAGCCAAGGCCGCCAGCAAGGGGCTGGACAACAAGCTTTCGAAGATCAAGAAGTCGCGGGCCCCGCGCCCGGTGGACAAGATCATCACCGAGATCTACGGCGGCCTGCACATCAAGGACACCCTCTGCCGGGTGGAGGGCCTGTCCAAGTCCTACGGGGAGAAGACGCTCTTCACCGATCTCAGCTTCGAGGTGCGCCGCGGCAACCGCCTGGTGATCCTCGGTGCCAACGGCAGTGGCAAGTCCACTTTGCTGCGCGTGCTGACCGAGGAGGAAAAACAGGATTCGGGCTACGTCACCTGGACCAAGGGCGCCGCAGTCGTTTCCTACAACCAGATCCTTGAGGAACTGGATAACGAGGACACCGTGACCCACGCGGTCAACGCCATGCCTAATTCCTTGGCCCTCACCGCCACCAAGAAATCGGTCAATCGCTTCCTGGCCATGTTCCAGTTCTCCGAGGCCGACTTGAAGAACCGCATTGGCAATCTCTCCGGCGGTCAGCGTTCTCGCGTGGCCATGGCCATGTGCCTGCTCTCAGGAGCCTCGGTGCTGGTGCTGGATGAGCCCACGAACCACCTGGACATGTCCAGCACCCAGGTCATGGAACGGGCGCTGCTGCACTTCCCGGGCGCCGTGGTGGTGGTCAGCCACGACCGCTTCTTCACCGAGAAGATCGCTAACCACTATCTGGTGTTCGGGGCCGAGCACGCGAAGCCTGGTGAAGTTGCGGTCCGCGGGGCCTAATCACCTTCCTGTAATTTCGCCTTTGGTTTCGGGTATTGGATGTGGAGGGGCTCGCATGAGGTAACGAAAGTCGAGGAAGACAAAATGCTGTCAGGAAGTTTTGGATACAGACTGCGTGGTTGTGTGAGTGGTGCGAGAAATATCCCCACCGAGCACCCTCACTCCCTGCCCTCGGGAAAACGAAAAACAGATTATGTTGACCCGCTTGGTCCGGGGAGACACGAGCTTCCACGTAAACCCAAAACCTGTGAAGATATTCACAAAAGACCGGGACTGTGCCGTAACATCAAGCCGTCGAGCCGGGATTATGACGTGCTGGGCGATATTCTGGGCATTCTGGTTCGGTCGATCCCGGACCATGCATCCAGCCCACTGAAATAGCAAAGGTGCCACCCCGTGTCTGTAAACAAGCCAGTCGTCCTTTTAGCCGAAGAACTCTCGCCCGCAACCATTGCGGCCTTGGGTCCCGATTTCGAGATTCGGCAGACAGACGGTGCGGACCGCTCACTGCTGTTGGCTGCGATTGCTGACGTGGATGCCATCCTCGTGCGCTCAGCCACCCAGGTCGATGCAGAGGCCATTGCCGCGGCCAAGAACCTGAAAATCATTGCACGTGCCGGTGTCGGCCTGGACAACGTTGACATCAAGGCCGCTACCCAGGCCGGTGTCATGGTCGTGAACGCCCCGACCTCCAACATCATTTCCGCCGCGGAGCTGACCGTGGGTCACATCGTTTCCCTGGCCCGCCGCATTCCGGCAGCCAACGCCTCGCTGAAGGCCGGTGCCTGGAAGCGCAGCTCCTACACCGGTGTCGAGCTTTTTGAGAAGAAGGCCGGCATCATTGGCCTGGGCCGCATTGGCGCCCTCGTGGCCGCACGCCTGCAGGGCTTTGGCATGGAAATCCTTGCCTACGACCCCTACATCACCCCGGCACGCGCCCAGCAGCTCGGAGTCACCCTGGTGGAGCTGGATGAACTACTGGCCCAGTCGGACTTCGTCACCATCCATATGCCCAAGACTCCGGAAACAATTGGCATGCTTGGCAAGGATGCTTTTGCCAAGATGAAGAACTCCGCCTATGTGATCAATGTGGCCCGTGGTGGCCTAGTTGACCAGGATGCCCTGTACACGGCGTTGAAGAACGAGGAAATCGCCGGAGCCGGCATTGACGTCTTCGTCCAGGAACCGAGCACGGATCTTCCGTTCTTTGAATTCGAGAATGTCACGGTCACCCCGCACTTGGGCGCCTCGACTGACGAAGCCCAGGAAAAGGCCGGCGTATCCGTGGCCAAGTCCGTTCGCCTGGCGCTTGCCGGCGAGCTGGTTCCCGACGCAGTCAACGTTGCAGGTGGCGTCATTGACGAAAACGTCCGCCCGGGCATCCCCCTGATCGAGAAGTTGGGTCGCATCTTCAATGCGCTGACCGTTGGCTCCCTGACCAGTATCGACGTGGTCGTTTCCGGCGAGATCGCTTCCTTGGATGTGAAGGCACTGGAACTTTCGGCACTCAAGGGTGTATTCATGGATGTCGTCTCCGACCAGGTCTCCTACGTCAACGCCCCGGTGCTGGCCGAACAGCGCGGTGTGGCCACCCGATTGGTGACCACCCCTGATTCACCCGAATACCGCAACCTGCTGACTGTCAAGGGCGCCTCTACCGAGGGCACACAGCTTTCAGTGGCAGGAACCCTGACCGGCCCGAAGCAGATCGAGAAGCTCGTTGGCATCAATGGCTACGAAATCGAGATCCCGATCACCGACCACATGATCGTGCTGCGATATACAGACCGCCCGGGTGTCATTGGTACCTTGGGCAACGTCTTGGGTGAGCAGGGTGTGAACATTGCCGGCATGCAGGTTGCCCGCAAGGAAGAACGCGGCGAGGCAGTTGCAGTGCTCGCCATTGACTCTGCTCTGCCGGCCGGAGTGCTGGACATCGTTCGTGCCGCCATTGGCGCCGCTGTCGCGCGGGAAATTAATCTGTCGGAATAGTGTTCAACTGGTCATGTAAAGTCAATATTTGTATATTGAAGCTGCCTGTATGCAGGGAATGATCACGAGGTGAGCCCCAAAGCAGGGATGCTGCGAGGCGCACCATCCCTGCTATGGGGCATTAATTCGATTTTTTAAATTAATTATTTAATGTGTAACAAATATGGGGTATAAATTGGTTTCTGCTCGAAAGATAAATAAGAAATACATCGCATTCTGGATAATTCTTATACTTTTGGTGTGCGCTGCATCTGCTAGCGCATTAGTCGCCCAGTGGGGTCTGAGTATTGTGTTCACCGCGGTTCTAACGGCAGCTGCTTTATCTATGCTGGTGGTTGTGATGAGTGATTCCCGCTCGTTGAATGCTAAATCGATCAAGTTGATTAGTTTTATTCAAACACAAGAAGGTCAATATAGAGACGTTAAGCGCTCACAGCAGGCAGTAGAGCAAGCCTTAGACAGATTGACATCTGATACAAAGAATATACTTTTCAATGTCGCGACTTTGTCTGACAGATCGAATAGCTTGAATCGAAATTTCGATCAGTTTGAACGACGTGCTGATACGTCGGCGATTGCCTTTAGCGATAGACTGGGAAGCCTTCAGTCTAGGTTTGAAGAACTACGTGGAGATTCTTCGCGACATACTACTGATGTCAATGAAATTTGGCGCAAATATTTTGAGGCTTTTGATCAATCTCTGCGAGAAATTACTGCAGCGGACGGTCCATTGGAGAGAATCTTAATGGGCGTCAGACGATTGACGAATCTTTCTCGCGCCGAACACTTGGAAATTAACGATAAAATCAAAGCACTGGAGATAGGTTCGGCGGAAATTGAACGAATTGTCGACACTTCAATTAAGACATCGATGGTTCAGGTTCGTAATCGGATGGCCCGGCATGTGACCGACACTGTTCTTGAAGGGACGAAGCAAACGGAGATTCTGCTTCAACTGCTGCCGCGACTGAAAGACGTCGAGAAGTTGCTTCCGTCGACGGGAGGGTACGCGATGGACGCACAGGCGCTATTGCATCTCGTAAATCTCCTAGAAGCGCGAAAGCCAAAATTTATTCTCGAACTTGGTGGGGGAACATCGACCATCTGGATGGGGCATATTTGTCGCCAATTTGGTACAAAGATTATTTCCGTCGACCACCTAGAGGATTACCTTGATGCGACTCGGGCAGCTGTCATCCGCCACGGTCTCGAAGACATTGTAGATTGTCGGCACGCTCCTCTCGAAAAGATAGTCGTCGACGGACGCGAGTATGACTGGTATAGCAAGACAGGTTTCAGTGGCATCGATGGGATTGATTTCTTGCTAATCGATGGCCCCCCTGAATCAACTGGGCCTGAGGCGCGGTATCCTGCCGTACCGGTCCTGAGCGAACTTCTTGCCCCAGAGGCGTTAATCGTTCTCGATGATACCCACCGAGGAACTGAGAAAAACATCTTGATTTCTTGGAAAGAAAATGCCAACAATTTACGCATCGTGGACAGTGGCGTAAGCCGTCTCGGGGTTTTAGAGAAATTCTGAAAAGTGGCTATCCATCTCGCCGACGTGATTTAGGGGATCTTGGTCCGCCAGGGGCGTAGGGCCGGAGGTCCGGCAAGGGTCCATGGCAGTTCGTGCGGAATCTGCGGCGCCACGGACCGGGGCCGTGGCTGCCGGTGGATCCCGGAGATTTCTCCATAGGAAACAGGAGCTCCGGCCACCGCGGCTTTAAGGCGCCGATAGAACAGCAGGCCTCGCTTTGCGGAGTGGCGCCGTTTGAAACGAAACACGAATTCATCCAGGTAAGCCTGCAAATGATAGGGCTGGGCACCGCCCTGATAGGTGTCGTCGAGCACCCGCTTTACGAGGGAAAACAGCCGATGCACCCAGGGCAGCAGCACGTGGGCAGGCTGTCCGGAGGCCCTGATGCTGTGCGCCGTATGCCGGAGACCCGCCGCCTTGCATGCCGGGCGGTATGGTGACCATCCATCCGAAATCACGTGCGCCCCCGGTGCCACGTTCGCCTTCAGGAAGGCGGTCAGGCTCGGTGCCGAGGCGTCGGGAATGATTTGTAGCCGGGTCCTGCCCATGCCCCGGCCCCGGCGCTCAACCGCTCCGGCAACAAGGGTCTTGCCGGACGCTCCACGGCCCCGGACCATGGGACGCGGACCACCGATGAAGGTCTCGTCGACCTCGACATTCCCCGTGAGTGGCCCATGGGCCGAAGGGTCCATGGCCAGGCGGAAGTTTTGCAGCATCGCCCGCGCAGTCTGATAGCTGCCCAGGCCAGTGGTGTGCTGCAGTGTCTGGGCCGAGTGTTGGCGGCCACGGGAAAATGCCCACTGGCGGCCACCAAGAAGCCACCGTATCAGCCCAGCATGGACACGAGGACTGCCCGCCGGCGGCCAGACCAAACGCATGAATCCACGGTTGCTGGCGACCAGATTCTTCTCGGACCCACGGGCCCGCGGGACTTCCCCGTCGGCCGGCAAATCGGCCTGGATCGACACTGTTGGCGCAACTCCGACGCACCCGCCCTTCCCTGGCGCAGCAACGAATCTCGGCGGAGGTGGATCCGTCGTCAGGCGCGGCCGGCAGTCACCGTCCACGCCTTCGGAGATGACGATTCGCCTCCGTGCGCGCGATTCTTTCTCCGGACTCTTGACTGCCCCGATGCCGGGAAATGACTGCCCACGGGCGGCCATGACCGAGCCCGCCTATGGACATGATCAGTTGGCCGCCAGTGGGCACTTCTTCATGGCCACTAACCCGGCGTTTTCATGGGATGGGTTGTCATTAAGCGTCTTTAACGAGGAAAAGGTGAGCTGATCTGGGAAAATAGAGGTACCACACCTTATATTCCACCAGATCAGGACTCACCTTTTCGATGCTTAACGATACCCGTGTTTTCCCCGCCGTTCCCGCAACCCTGACCGGCCAGTCGCTGGTCTCCCACGCCGGGCTGAACGTGCTCACCTCCTTCCTGGACGCGACCGGCTTCGGTGCCCTGTGCGAGGACCGGCTCTCCCAGTTCGTCCCCGAACAGGCCATCCACCGGCCCGGCGGGATCCTGGGCCCACTGGCGGTGATGCTCGCCGGTGGCGGGGAACACGTCACTGACCTCGACACCCTGCGCGACAGCCCCGGCTTGTTCGGCCCGACGCCCTCGAACGCGACCGTGTCCAGGTTCGTGGCGCGTGCCGCCGAATCACCGGAGGCCTACGCCCACGGCTTCGCCACCCTCACCAAGGCCCTGCGCTCCAGGATCTGGGAAGCCTCCGGCCCACGGAACCCCGCCATCCTGGCCACTAGGCTGGACCCGCTGAACATCGATCTGGACGCGACCCTGGTGAATTCCCACTCCGAGAAGGAATGGGCCGCAGGCGACTTCAAGGGCGGGTTCGGTCACGCCCCCTTCGTCGCCAGCCTCGACTACGGCAGGAGCAACGGCAACGGCGAGGTCCTTGTCGCGGAACTGCGGGCCGGCAACAAGGGCGCTAACTCGGCAACGGACCACATCCGCGTGCTCGACAAGGCCCTGGACCAGCTCCCCGATGCGATGCGCGACCAGCAGGGGGAACTGGCCGCCGAGAAGATCCTGGTGCGCACCGACAGCGCCGGGGCCAGCCGCGAGTTCCTGCACCACCTGCACGACAGGGGGCTGCAGTTCTCCACCTCCTACGCCCTGCCGGTCCCCAACGAGCGGTTCATCCACTGGATCAACGACAAGACCCTGTGGGAGCGGGTCGTGGAGCAGGACGGGTACGAACGCCGCGACGCCTGGGTCATCGACGCAACCCGGGTCATAAAACTGAAGGATTACCCGCCAGGAACGCGCCTGTACCTCCGTGCCGAGCCGTTGCATCCCGGGGCGCAGGCCAG encodes:
- a CDS encoding O-methyltransferase; protein product: MSDSRSLNAKSIKLISFIQTQEGQYRDVKRSQQAVEQALDRLTSDTKNILFNVATLSDRSNSLNRNFDQFERRADTSAIAFSDRLGSLQSRFEELRGDSSRHTTDVNEIWRKYFEAFDQSLREITAADGPLERILMGVRRLTNLSRAEHLEINDKIKALEIGSAEIERIVDTSIKTSMVQVRNRMARHVTDTVLEGTKQTEILLQLLPRLKDVEKLLPSTGGYAMDAQALLHLVNLLEARKPKFILELGGGTSTIWMGHICRQFGTKIISVDHLEDYLDATRAAVIRHGLEDIVDCRHAPLEKIVVDGREYDWYSKTGFSGIDGIDFLLIDGPPESTGPEARYPAVPVLSELLAPEALIVLDDTHRGTEKNILISWKENANNLRIVDSGVSRLGVLEKF
- the serA gene encoding phosphoglycerate dehydrogenase; its protein translation is MSVNKPVVLLAEELSPATIAALGPDFEIRQTDGADRSLLLAAIADVDAILVRSATQVDAEAIAAAKNLKIIARAGVGLDNVDIKAATQAGVMVVNAPTSNIISAAELTVGHIVSLARRIPAANASLKAGAWKRSSYTGVELFEKKAGIIGLGRIGALVAARLQGFGMEILAYDPYITPARAQQLGVTLVELDELLAQSDFVTIHMPKTPETIGMLGKDAFAKMKNSAYVINVARGGLVDQDALYTALKNEEIAGAGIDVFVQEPSTDLPFFEFENVTVTPHLGASTDEAQEKAGVSVAKSVRLALAGELVPDAVNVAGGVIDENVRPGIPLIEKLGRIFNALTVGSLTSIDVVVSGEIASLDVKALELSALKGVFMDVVSDQVSYVNAPVLAEQRGVATRLVTTPDSPEYRNLLTVKGASTEGTQLSVAGTLTGPKQIEKLVGINGYEIEIPITDHMIVLRYTDRPGVIGTLGNVLGEQGVNIAGMQVARKEERGEAVAVLAIDSALPAGVLDIVRAAIGAAVAREINLSE
- a CDS encoding SH3 domain-containing protein — translated: MQRKHLGVALALAVALVGGPTTIATAQPLAPLASVGIATAKAKPVKQTTANLTLRKTANASSASLLVIPKNTRLTILKTSGIWNQVTYKSKTGWVSGNFLKQVAAAKAKVYNYTKAFTTVKAKAAASSANLMTIHRQTKVEVIGKTGSWTKVVVSGKTGFVPASALGASNPAAVYRWVNGNQPVFQTTKTTSKKLGTLSNNTRIQWLRTSGSWQQVRTTAGIGWIQSSKLSTKAITPPAKPKVYNYTKAFTAVKAKAAASSANLMTIHRQTKVEVIGKTGPWTKVVVSGKTGFVPASALGASNPAAVYRWVNGKQPVFQTTKTTSKKLGTLVNNTRIQWLRTSGSWQQVRTSAGIGWMPSSKLSNAAIKPPAIPKVYSYANAYTTVKSAASATSANLLAIHRQTRVEVLGTSGSWTKIVVSGKTGFVPSSTLSKTSPSVIYRWVNGSQRAYAGTSTTSKAIITMPMNSKVQWLRTSGSWQQVRTSAGIGWMESKGLSTKVNQVLPSKPPVTFNSPRWATANVNLRSGPGTNHGIIKVVSKGERVMFGTSSGGWANIEVGGRTGWVSADYLATSAPKPPAPKPDEITFSSPRWTTANLNLRSGAGTNHDAIGVVPVGERVLLGRSSGGWANVKTSKGTGWVSVLYLATSAPPPKPVTQYRWATGTVNVRAGSSTIYPVMGQIQPGEQVTYLDSRDKWARVISRHGTGWISEAFLTKTPLAPLQPETEAIMNAVKSRFGDYVSSYGGVRPGSFGHSQGLATDIMIKNYKTAQGIRNGDEIANFLIANRESLRVRYLIWQDKIWLGPAKGWEEYSTSGKYGQQFTNNWNDTTRHLDHIHAETYAK
- a CDS encoding IS1380 family transposase, producing the protein MLNDTRVFPAVPATLTGQSLVSHAGLNVLTSFLDATGFGALCEDRLSQFVPEQAIHRPGGILGPLAVMLAGGGEHVTDLDTLRDSPGLFGPTPSNATVSRFVARAAESPEAYAHGFATLTKALRSRIWEASGPRNPAILATRLDPLNIDLDATLVNSHSEKEWAAGDFKGGFGHAPFVASLDYGRSNGNGEVLVAELRAGNKGANSATDHIRVLDKALDQLPDAMRDQQGELAAEKILVRTDSAGASREFLHHLHDRGLQFSTSYALPVPNERFIHWINDKTLWERVVEQDGYERRDAWVIDATRVIKLKDYPPGTRLYLRAEPLHPGAQASLFDVDGHRVTAFLTNAPRWNVAFLDARHRARGRCENRIKTLKNSGMGKLPFFGISANQLWTDLAVLAMNLVAWMPLAILPTDHTAGAWDMKRWRYRLFSIAGKIISSARRKRLLIPQSAPESPLLIALLDGTARLRQRWRQGHLAA
- a CDS encoding IS1595 family transposase encodes the protein MSIQADLPADGEVPRARGSEKNLVASNRGFMRLVWPPAGSPRVHAGLIRWLLGGRQWAFSRGRQHSAQTLQHTTGLGSYQTARAMLQNFRLAMDPSAHGPLTGNVEVDETFIGGPRPMVRGRGASGKTLVAGAVERRGRGMGRTRLQIIPDASAPSLTAFLKANVAPGAHVISDGWSPYRPACKAAGLRHTAHSIRASGQPAHVLLPWVHRLFSLVKRVLDDTYQGGAQPYHLQAYLDEFVFRFKRRHSAKRGLLFYRRLKAAVAGAPVSYGEISGIHRQPRPRSVAPQIPHELPWTLAGPPALRPWRTKIP
- a CDS encoding ABC-F family ATP-binding cassette domain-containing protein, which translates into the protein MSLIRLNDVSVRFENNQILREAFFKLETGDRVGLIGRNGSGKSTLLKLVLDQVSPDTGTVAVELGTKIGYFSQFSELNGAATISEVLNELFVEVKAIEAELAEIDEAIAADPKADEMERLIHRQSELFESMDRLDGWDYPRTIDTVLTKLGFDEAHRICPIDSLSGGWRNRAALAKILLEDPDVLLLDEPTNFLDVAGVEWLENWFKSFQGAAIIVSHDRKFLDSVVTRIVEVENFHLHEYPGNFAQYVVAKQFKLKTLESQFVHESELLAFEAEGISDRREAAKAASKGLDNKLSKIKKSRAPRPVDKIITEIYGGLHIKDTLCRVEGLSKSYGEKTLFTDLSFEVRRGNRLVILGANGSGKSTLLRVLTEEEKQDSGYVTWTKGAAVVSYNQILEELDNEDTVTHAVNAMPNSLALTATKKSVNRFLAMFQFSEADLKNRIGNLSGGQRSRVAMAMCLLSGASVLVLDEPTNHLDMSSTQVMERALLHFPGAVVVVSHDRFFTEKIANHYLVFGAEHAKPGEVAVRGA